GGGAAGGGGAGCGCGCAGAGCGTCTTCCCGCTCCCCGACGGCGGCGCGGTGAAGCTCACGACGGCGCTCTGGTACACGCCCGCGGGCCGCTCCATCAACCGCCCCATCGAGGCGGCGGGCGACGACGACGAGGCGCTGGACGACGACGGCGCGACGCCGACCGACAGCACCAAGCGCGAGACGTTCCGCACGGACGCGGGCCGCACGGTCTACGGCGGCGGCGGCATCACGCCCGACGTGCAGGCCGGCGACACCGCCGCGCCGCCCGCGGAGATGGCCTTCCTGCGCGCGCTCGGCCGGCAGGTGGGTGCGTTCCGCGACGCGCTGACGTCGTACGCGATCTCGCTCAAGAAGAGCGGCGCGCCGACGACGCCGGACTTCCAGGTGACGCCCGAGATGCGCGACGCGCTCTGGCGCGCGATGCTGGCGCGCAACGTGGCGATGGACCGCGGCACGTACGACGCGGCGGCGGCGCTCGTGAACCGCCAGCTCGCCTACGAGATCACGCGCTACAACTTCGACGGCGAGGCCGAGTTCCGGCGTCGCGCGACCGACGACTCCGTGATCCAGCTCGCGCTGCGCCTGGCGAGCGGCGCGAGCACGCAGCGCGAGCTGTTCGCGCGCGCGGCCGGGCTGCCGAAGCCGGCGGCCGACCTGCGGACCGCACGACGCTGACACCCGCCGCCATGTCCGACGCGCCCCGCGTCTTCGTGCTGGGCGCGGGCCGCGCGGGGACCGGCATCGCGCAGGCGGTGCGCGTGGCGGGGGGGGAGCTCGTCGGCCTGCACGGCCGCCGCGAGATCACGCTCGACGCGCCGCTGGGCGCGGTCACCGCGGGGCTGATCCCCGACACCGTCGCGCGCGCGACCATCGTCCTCGTGGCGGTGCAGGACCGCGCGCTGGAGGCCGCGCTCGCGGAGGTCGACGAGCGCGCCGCGGCGGGCGCGATCGCGCGCGGCACCGCGGTGCTGCAGGCCAGCGGCAGTGCGGAGCCCACGGGCTTCGACGCGCTGCGCGTCCGCGGGCTGACGTGCGGCACCTTCCATCCGCTCGTGCCGCTCGCGGTCGCGAGCCACGCGCCCGGCCTGCTGCGCGGCGCGTGGATCGGCGTCGACGGCGACCCCGAAGCCGAGCACGCGGGGCGCGCGCTGGCCGCGATGCTGGGCGCGCACACGCTCCGCATCCCGGGCGGGCAGAAGGGGCGCTACCACGCGGCCGCCGTGTTCGCGTCGAACTTCCCGATCGTGCTCGCCGCGATCGCCGAGCGGCTGCTGGCCCACGCGGGCGTGGAGGCGTCCGAGGCGCGCCCCGCCGTGCGGCATCTGCTGTCGTCCGCGGCGGTGAACCTCGCCCGCGGCGACGACGCCGCGCTCGCGCTCACGGGTCCGATCGTGCGCGGCGACGACACGACCGTGCGGCGTCACCTGGCCGCGCTGGCCGACGATCCGGGCGCCGACGCGGCCTACCGCGCGCTGGCGCGCGAGGCGGTGGCGCTGGCGCGCGCGGCGGGCGCGCCAGCGGATGGACTCGACGCCGTGGCCGCGCTGCTGATCGGCGGCTGAGCCGCCAGCGTCGTCAGCGCGAGCCGACGAGCGCCGAGCGGTCCACCACGCGCACGCCCTTCGGCACCTCGAACCTGAAGGTCGAGGCGGGCACGCTCGCGTTCAGCGTCCACGTCGTCATGCGCAGCGTGCGCACGAGACCGTTCGCGTCGGTGATCTCGACCTGCCGCACCGCGTCGTCGGCGTCGTCCACCCACACCTTCGCGCGCTCGATGGGCTGGCCGTCGACCTTCGGGACCAGCGTGACGACGCGCGTCGCGCGACCGCCCACCGTCGCCGCCGTGCCGCCCGTGACGGTGTAGCGCGTGCGCGGCGCCGTCAGCAGGTCGCCCAGCGCGTCCACGCCCGTGACGCCCTTGCCCTTCGCCGGCAGCTTGATGACCTGGTTCGGCGCCGCGCTCGGCATGTAGACCCAGAGCCAGGTGCCGTCGCCGATCACGCGGTCGCCCGAGGGCTGCGTGAAGCGCACCGCCACGCGGTTCGGCTGCGAGAGCAGGATCTCGCCCGAGGCCTTCGACTCGTTGCCCGTGACCGGGTTGTTGAGCGTCTGCTCGAACGTCGCGCGCACCGTCTTCGCCTTCGAGAAGGCGCGCGACGCCCGGTCGATCACGGATGCGGCCGTGGGCTCCTGGCGCGGCGCGCGAGGCGCGAAGGCGGTCAGCGCGGCGCCGAGCGGGAGGGCCGCGAGCGCGGCGAGGCGGACGGACACGGGCATCTATGCGGGCTCCTGCGGCGCGGGGCGCCGCGGTCGGGGCGAACGGCGTGGCGGACGGTCGCGTGACGTCCAAGCGAACGGGGAGCGGACCGTCCGGTCTGCTCCCCGTGTGCTACCCGATTCTCGCAACCAGCGTTCCGGTCAGCCGGCCCCGACCGTCTGGTGCGCCGGCGCCGGCGTGATCGTGCGGCCGATCGCCTCGGCGATGGTGCGGACCTCGCCCATCAGGCGCCCGAACTGCTCGGTGTAGAGCGTCTGCGCGCCGTCC
This region of Roseisolibacter agri genomic DNA includes:
- a CDS encoding LolA family protein, with the protein product MPVSVRLAALAALPLGAALTAFAPRAPRQEPTAASVIDRASRAFSKAKTVRATFEQTLNNPVTGNESKASGEILLSQPNRVAVRFTQPSGDRVIGDGTWLWVYMPSAAPNQVIKLPAKGKGVTGVDALGDLLTAPRTRYTVTGGTAATVGGRATRVVTLVPKVDGQPIERAKVWVDDADDAVRQVEITDANGLVRTLRMTTWTLNASVPASTFRFEVPKGVRVVDRSALVGSR
- a CDS encoding Rossmann-like and DUF2520 domain-containing protein, yielding MSDAPRVFVLGAGRAGTGIAQAVRVAGGELVGLHGRREITLDAPLGAVTAGLIPDTVARATIVLVAVQDRALEAALAEVDERAAAGAIARGTAVLQASGSAEPTGFDALRVRGLTCGTFHPLVPLAVASHAPGLLRGAWIGVDGDPEAEHAGRALAAMLGAHTLRIPGGQKGRYHAAAVFASNFPIVLAAIAERLLAHAGVEASEARPAVRHLLSSAAVNLARGDDAALALTGPIVRGDDTTVRRHLAALADDPGADAAYRALAREAVALARAAGAPADGLDAVAALLIGG